The Mytilus trossulus isolate FHL-02 chromosome 3, PNRI_Mtr1.1.1.hap1, whole genome shotgun sequence genome contains a region encoding:
- the LOC134712244 gene encoding uncharacterized protein LOC134712244: protein MTERVQYRSVSQEDTGVSQEDTDDELLGDHKVTNGSTVTILGGDETGTVSGSNVRLTEASSSYSNHKRIQECICKPKNRKIAIGILICTFVIIVLILLGVGLSNINLKHSVHDPDKHSKTKVSSNG, encoded by the exons ATGACAGAACGTGTTCAATATAGAAGTGTATCACAAGAGGATACTGGTGTATCACAAGAAGATACAGATGACGAACTTCTAGGGGACCATAAAGTGACGAACGGAAGTACAGTAACAATATTAGGGGGTGATGAGACAGGGACTGTATCAGGAAGTAATGTTCGTTTGACTGAAGCTAGTTCTTCATATAGTAATCACAAGAGAATCCAGGAATGTATTTGTAAACCAAAGAACAGGAAAATTGCAATAGGAATTCTGATATGTACATTCGTTATTATTGTTCTCATTTTATTGGGTGTTGGATTAAGTAATATAAATCTTAAGCATTCTGTTCATGATCCGGATAAGCATTCaaag ACTAAAGTTTCTAGCAATGGTTGA